One Hydrogenobaculum sp. 3684 genomic window, AGTAAAAGCCAAAAAAACAAGCTTTTTTAAGATATGATGCCACCTCCTAAAAGTATATCCCCAAAATAAATAGCTCCTACTTGTCCTTTTGCTACTTGCGTTGCTGGTTCTTTTAGAAAAACTCTTAAATCATCTTTGTCTTCTTCTATATGCTTTATAGGTATGGGTTTTGAGTTGTATCTAATTTGAATATACATATTATCTTTTTCAAAATCTTCTAACTTGTTGTAATCTTTTAATGTTATTGTATCTTTGAAAAGATATTCTTTTTCACCTACGTAAAGTATATTGTTTTCAATATCTTTTTCTACCACATAAAGCGGTTTATGATAAGACACTCCTAATCCATGTCTTTGGCCTATGGTATATCTATGTATGCCTTTGTGTTTTCCAAGTTTTTTTTGAGTGGCTATATGCACTATATCGCCTTGCGTCATGTCTATAAATTGAGACAGATAATCTTCTAAGTCCATACCTTTTAAAAAACATACATCTTGAGATTCTATTTTGTTAGCCACTGGAAGGTTTATTTTCTTTGCAATCTCTCTAATTTCTTGCTTTGTCATATAACCCACAGGAAACATAAGATAATCAAGACTTTGTTTAGGAATAAGCGCCATAAAGTAAGATTGATCTTTTTCTTTAGCTCTTTTTATTTTACCTTCTTCTTTTATCACGTAGTGCCCTGTAGCTAAAAAATCTATATCTGCAGTTTGTTTTAGATAAAAGCCCAAAAACGCAGTTTTTACATCTTTATTGCATATGGCACAAGGATTTGGCGTGAGGCCAGTTTTGTAGCTTTTTATAAAATAATCTATCACTCTTTCTTTGAATAGATTTTCCCAATCAAGCGTAATATGTGGTATACCAAGGATATCGCAAACAAGCCTTGCATCTTGCACATCTTTTGGAGAGCAGCATACTCTGGCGTTTTCTTTGCATTCTTCTTTATAAAACCTTAATGTAACGCCTATTACATCATGACCTTGTTCTTTTAGCAA contains:
- the mnmA gene encoding tRNA 2-thiouridine(34) synthase MnmA, with amino-acid sequence MRIAVGMSGGVDSSVAAYLLKEQGHDVIGVTLRFYKEECKENARVCCSPKDVQDARLVCDILGIPHITLDWENLFKERVIDYFIKSYKTGLTPNPCAICNKDVKTAFLGFYLKQTADIDFLATGHYVIKEEGKIKRAKEKDQSYFMALIPKQSLDYLMFPVGYMTKQEIREIAKKINLPVANKIESQDVCFLKGMDLEDYLSQFIDMTQGDIVHIATQKKLGKHKGIHRYTIGQRHGLGVSYHKPLYVVEKDIENNILYVGEKEYLFKDTITLKDYNKLEDFEKDNMYIQIRYNSKPIPIKHIEEDKDDLRVFLKEPATQVAKGQVGAIYFGDILLGGGIIS